One stretch of Streptomyces sp. NBC_00443 DNA includes these proteins:
- a CDS encoding FHA domain-containing protein: protein MPTCPNGHQSGSDDWCEVCGHRMAGAVPPPPPPPPPPGGGYGFPPPGGPGGPAPGGPFGGPNAGQPGGPPHPSAVPEPELCPQCRTPREGGAPFCEECRWNFLTNTATSYTPAAPRPPAPGGPGLPSHFQQQSGPPPSFGGGDSYDYQGSRPSQMNRPAEPIPPFGAEPPGPGGHGAPGGPGGPGGPGPGGQGGPGGPGPGGQGGPGGQGGPGGPGGPGGMGGPGPGQGFGGPGGAPGGFGPGHGGPGATNPGGPGGPGGHGGHGGHGGPGGPGGNGPSVFGDPSRQAPPPPGPTPPGGPGATSGGPQAFQQASPSAPPAPPGFPQETNRPPQGGPSFGGGDDDWVISPPSSGPGAPGGPGAPGGPAQGGYGYPQPGATQAPPPGQGYPQQPTTWLATIGPDREYFMAMMHRSGPEAAGLNLPAYSPEQQRTLTGNQVTIGRRRHSTGDTPDIDLSVPPEDPGVSHQHAVLVQQPDGTWAVVDQNSTNGTTVNGSEEPIQPFVPVPLQDGDRVHVGAWTTITVRRG from the coding sequence ATGCCGACCTGCCCGAACGGACACCAGTCGGGTTCCGACGACTGGTGCGAGGTCTGCGGTCACCGCATGGCCGGTGCCGTACCTCCGCCCCCTCCGCCGCCGCCCCCGCCCGGTGGCGGCTACGGCTTCCCGCCGCCCGGTGGCCCCGGCGGCCCTGCTCCCGGTGGTCCGTTCGGCGGCCCGAACGCCGGTCAGCCGGGCGGCCCCCCGCATCCTTCCGCCGTACCGGAGCCGGAGCTCTGCCCGCAGTGCCGTACGCCCCGTGAGGGCGGGGCGCCGTTCTGCGAGGAGTGCCGGTGGAACTTCCTGACCAACACGGCGACCTCGTACACCCCCGCTGCCCCGCGCCCCCCGGCGCCCGGCGGCCCGGGCCTGCCCTCGCACTTCCAGCAGCAGTCGGGGCCCCCGCCGTCGTTCGGCGGCGGTGACTCGTACGACTACCAGGGCTCGCGCCCGTCCCAGATGAACCGCCCGGCGGAGCCGATCCCGCCGTTCGGCGCGGAGCCTCCGGGACCGGGCGGACACGGCGCTCCGGGTGGCCCGGGTGGTCCCGGCGGCCCTGGTCCCGGCGGCCAGGGCGGTCCCGGCGGCCCTGGTCCCGGCGGCCAGGGCGGTCCCGGCGGCCAGGGCGGTCCTGGGGGCCCCGGCGGTCCCGGCGGCATGGGTGGCCCCGGCCCTGGTCAGGGCTTCGGCGGCCCCGGCGGCGCCCCGGGCGGCTTCGGTCCGGGCCACGGCGGCCCGGGTGCCACCAACCCCGGCGGTCCCGGTGGCCCAGGCGGTCACGGAGGTCACGGAGGTCACGGAGGTCCCGGTGGCCCGGGAGGCAACGGCCCCTCCGTCTTCGGCGACCCCTCGCGGCAGGCTCCGCCGCCGCCCGGGCCCACGCCGCCCGGCGGTCCGGGCGCGACCAGCGGTGGTCCGCAGGCCTTCCAGCAGGCAAGCCCGTCCGCTCCGCCGGCCCCGCCCGGGTTCCCGCAGGAGACGAACCGCCCCCCGCAGGGCGGACCGTCCTTCGGCGGCGGTGACGACGACTGGGTGATCTCACCGCCCTCGTCGGGTCCCGGCGCTCCGGGTGGACCGGGCGCTCCCGGTGGCCCCGCCCAGGGCGGCTACGGCTACCCGCAGCCCGGCGCCACCCAGGCCCCGCCCCCCGGTCAGGGCTACCCGCAGCAGCCGACGACCTGGCTGGCTACGATCGGTCCGGACCGTGAGTACTTCATGGCGATGATGCACCGCTCCGGCCCCGAGGCCGCGGGCCTCAACCTGCCCGCGTACTCGCCCGAGCAGCAGCGCACGCTCACCGGCAACCAGGTCACCATCGGCCGCCGCCGCCACTCCACCGGCGACACCCCCGACATCGACCTGTCGGTGCCGCCGGAGGACCCGGGCGTCTCGCACCAGCACGCGGTCCTGGTCCAGCAGCCCGACGGCACCTGGGCGGTCGTCGACCAGAACTCGACGAACGGCACCACGGTGAACGGCTCCGAGGAGCCGATCCAGCCCTTCGTGCCGGTGCCGCTGCAGGACGGCGACCGGGTGCACGTGGGGGCGTGGACGACGATCACGGTCCGGCGCGGCTAG
- a CDS encoding vWA domain-containing protein gives MANFSKSNVPQFSVDVYQNEYLPEGGREVNAIATVTATGGGTVGTAVAAPHLYSPGQGPSAGVAVMVDCSGSMDYPPTKMRNARDATAAAIDTLRDGVHFAVIDGTHVAKEVYPGGGRLAIADATTRDQAKQALRRLSAGGGTAIGTWLRLADRLLSSADVAIRHGILLTDGRNEHESPQDLKAALDTCAGRFTCDARGVGTDWEVKEVTAIASALLGSSDIVADPAGLAADFTQMMETAMGKEVADVALRVWTPVGTTIKYVKQVAPTVEDLTDRRTEAGPRAGDYPTGSWGDESRDYHVCVEVPAADLGREMLAARVSLVVPQSDGTAQNLGAQGLVRAVWTDDMVASTSINPQVAHYTGQAELAQVIQQGLDLRKSGDIDGATAKLGRAVQLAGASGNADTAKLLAKVVDVVDAAAGTVRLKAKVAEADEMTLETRSTKTVRVKK, from the coding sequence ATGGCCAACTTCTCGAAATCAAATGTGCCGCAGTTCTCGGTGGACGTGTACCAGAACGAGTACCTCCCGGAGGGCGGTCGCGAGGTCAACGCGATCGCCACGGTGACCGCGACCGGCGGTGGCACGGTCGGCACCGCGGTCGCCGCGCCCCACCTCTACTCGCCCGGACAGGGCCCGTCCGCGGGCGTGGCGGTCATGGTCGACTGCTCGGGCTCGATGGACTACCCGCCGACCAAGATGCGCAACGCCCGCGACGCCACGGCCGCCGCGATCGACACCCTGCGCGACGGCGTGCACTTCGCGGTGATCGACGGCACACACGTGGCCAAGGAGGTGTACCCGGGCGGCGGCCGGCTGGCGATCGCCGACGCCACCACCCGCGACCAGGCCAAGCAGGCGCTGCGCAGGCTCAGCGCGGGCGGCGGTACGGCCATCGGCACCTGGCTGCGGCTCGCCGACCGCCTGCTGTCCTCGGCGGACGTCGCCATCCGGCACGGCATCCTGCTCACCGACGGCCGCAACGAGCACGAGTCGCCTCAGGACCTCAAAGCCGCCCTCGACACCTGTGCCGGACGCTTCACCTGTGACGCCCGGGGCGTGGGCACCGACTGGGAAGTGAAAGAAGTCACAGCCATCGCCTCCGCGCTGCTGGGCAGCTCCGACATCGTCGCCGACCCGGCCGGTCTCGCCGCCGACTTCACGCAGATGATGGAGACCGCGATGGGCAAGGAGGTCGCGGACGTCGCCCTGCGGGTGTGGACGCCGGTGGGCACGACCATCAAGTACGTCAAACAAGTCGCTCCGACGGTCGAGGACTTGACCGACCGCCGCACCGAGGCCGGTCCGCGCGCCGGCGACTACCCCACGGGGTCCTGGGGCGACGAGTCCCGTGACTACCACGTATGCGTCGAGGTGCCCGCCGCCGACCTGGGCCGGGAGATGCTCGCCGCCCGGGTCTCCCTGGTCGTCCCGCAGTCCGACGGCACCGCGCAGAACTTGGGCGCGCAGGGCCTCGTACGGGCCGTGTGGACCGACGACATGGTCGCCTCGACCTCGATCAACCCCCAGGTCGCCCACTACACCGGCCAGGCCGAACTGGCACAAGTCATCCAACAAGGCCTCGATCTTCGCAAGTCCGGCGATATCGATGGAGCAACGGCCAAACTGGGCCGCGCCGTTCAGCTCGCCGGCGCCTCCGGAAATGCCGATACGGCGAAACTCCTTGCGAAGGTGGTGGACGTGGTCGACGCCGCGGCGGGTACTGTGCGACTGAAGGCGAAGGTCGCGGAGGCCGACGAGATGACTCTCGAGACACGGTCCACAAAGACTGTTCGTGTAAAGAAGTGA